From Lycium ferocissimum isolate CSIRO_LF1 chromosome 12, AGI_CSIRO_Lferr_CH_V1, whole genome shotgun sequence, one genomic window encodes:
- the LOC132040030 gene encoding organ-specific protein S2-like — protein sequence MKSIFALILLISLALYASTTNARRDPGEYWRIVMKNEPMPVAIQRLMPRHTAPFSKENTNRHTSSSVNDLKLQEEQSFSKHFKPRPTVTAYYDDDAGEKFFAKDFESRPTVTAYYHDDDGLKQKKSSFAKDFEPKPTVTVYYHDDAGLEQEKSSFAKDFEPRPTVTAYYHDGARLKKEKLSFAQDFEPRPTVTAYYHEDAGLKQEKSSFAKDLELRPTAS from the exons ATGAAATCAATATTTGCTCTCATCCTGCTCATTTCACTTGCCCTG TACGCAAGCACCACAAATGCAAGAAGAGACCCTGGAGAATATTGGAGAATTGTGATGAAAAATGAGCCCATGCCTGTAGCAATCCAGCGCCTTATGCCTCGGCATACAGCTCCTTTCTCCAAAGAAAACACTAACCGTCACACATCATCTTCTGTGAACGACCTCAAGCTGCAAGAGGAACAATCATTCTCGAAACATTTCAAGCCAAGACCAACTGTAACAGcttactatgatgatgatgctggTGAAAAGTTCTTTGCTAAAGATTTTGAATCAAGGCCAACTGTAACTGCTTATTATCATGATGACGATGGtctcaaacaaaaaaaatcctcTTTTGCTAAAGATTTTGAACCAAAGCCAACTGTAACTGTTTACTATCATGATGACGCAGGTCTCGAACAAGAAAAATCGTCCTTTGCTAAAGATTTTGAACCAAGGCCAACTGTAACTGCTTACTATCATGATGGCGCTCGtcttaagaaagaaaaattgtcTTTTGCTCAAGATTTTGAACCAAGGCCAACTGTAACTGCTTACTATCATGAGGACGCTGGTCTCAAACAAGAAAAATCATCCTTTGCTAAGGATCTTGAACTAAGGCCAACTGCTTCTTAA